One Bradyrhizobium sp. ISRA464 genomic window carries:
- a CDS encoding cupin domain-containing protein has product MSDAIDLDEKLSTFSDHWSPRTIAQFNACDVMVVKVQGEFVWHKHDDTDDFFLVLKGVLDIQLRDRTITLKPGQMYIVPKGVEHRPVAREEVHLLLIEPTGTPNTGSAATAAPRKLA; this is encoded by the coding sequence ATGAGCGATGCGATCGATCTCGACGAAAAGCTGTCCACATTTTCCGATCACTGGTCACCGCGCACCATTGCGCAATTCAACGCGTGCGATGTCATGGTCGTGAAGGTCCAAGGTGAGTTCGTCTGGCACAAGCATGACGACACCGACGACTTCTTTCTCGTCCTGAAGGGCGTGCTCGACATTCAGCTCCGCGATCGAACCATCACGCTCAAGCCGGGCCAGATGTACATCGTGCCGAAGGGAGTCGAGCATCGTCCCGTTGCGCGCGAGGAGGTGCATCTCTTGCTGATCGAGCCGACCGGGACCCCCAACACGGGCAGTGCCGCGACCGCCGCCCCGCGCAAGCTGGCATGA
- a CDS encoding alpha/beta fold hydrolase produces the protein MNAGVNAVAGAGLDDVFRDDIVVPAVDGYPLAATLFLPRGVKRHAVLVNSATAVPRKLYRGFAGYLARRGAAVLTYDYRGTGDSRRKALTGNNQSTSLAGFKATMADWAALDVTAAVTWMRERYRNLPFAYIGHSFGGQALGLLANNAEIPRALLIASQAAYWKLMASPERYRVVAYMNGVGLPLARVLGYLPGWAGLGMDLPRGVFEQWTRWVMSPRYLLDDATLAARENFPKFKGKLRALAITDDTWATRPAVELLCSAFTSITPDIVSIRPLDAGVKTIGHLGFFRGEHRETLWRGAAEWIEGES, from the coding sequence ATGAATGCTGGGGTAAATGCCGTGGCCGGGGCCGGGCTGGACGACGTTTTTCGCGACGACATCGTCGTGCCCGCCGTCGACGGCTACCCGCTTGCGGCGACGCTGTTCCTGCCGCGCGGCGTCAAGCGCCATGCCGTCCTGGTCAATTCGGCGACCGCCGTCCCGCGAAAGCTCTATCGCGGCTTTGCCGGCTATCTTGCCCGCCGCGGCGCCGCGGTCCTGACCTACGACTACCGCGGCACGGGCGATTCCCGGCGGAAGGCGCTGACCGGCAACAATCAGTCGACATCGCTGGCCGGCTTCAAGGCGACGATGGCCGACTGGGCCGCGCTCGACGTCACCGCGGCGGTGACCTGGATGCGCGAGCGCTACCGCAATCTGCCGTTCGCCTATATCGGCCATTCCTTCGGCGGCCAGGCGCTTGGGCTGCTCGCCAACAACGCCGAGATCCCGCGCGCACTGCTGATCGCATCGCAGGCCGCCTACTGGAAGCTGATGGCTTCGCCCGAACGCTACCGCGTCGTTGCCTACATGAACGGTGTCGGCCTGCCGCTGGCCCGTGTGCTCGGCTACCTGCCCGGCTGGGCCGGGCTCGGCATGGACCTGCCGAGAGGTGTGTTCGAGCAATGGACGCGCTGGGTGATGTCGCCGCGCTATCTGCTCGACGACGCGACGCTCGCCGCGCGCGAGAACTTTCCGAAATTCAAGGGAAAGCTCCGCGCGCTGGCGATCACCGACGACACCTGGGCGACGCGGCCGGCGGTCGAATTGCTGTGCTCGGCCTTCACCTCGATCACGCCCGACATCGTCTCGATCCGCCCGCTCGATGCCGGCGTGAAGACAATCGGCCATCTCGGCTTCTTCCGCGGCGAGCATCGCGAAACGCTGTGGCGAGGTGCGGCCGAGTGGATCGAGGGGGAGAGTTGA
- a CDS encoding DUF2934 domain-containing protein, which yields MTGPTEQEIRTRAYELWKAAGEPRCKMDVLWYQAEKELLSKKSGNGDVSPAERRKEAPRQAGHWGKSSKRRAVQHRS from the coding sequence ATGACTGGTCCAACCGAGCAGGAGATCCGGACTCGCGCTTACGAGCTCTGGAAGGCTGCCGGCGAGCCTCGGTGCAAAATGGACGTGCTGTGGTATCAGGCCGAAAAGGAATTGCTCTCAAAGAAATCCGGCAACGGAGACGTCTCTCCGGCCGAGCGCCGCAAGGAGGCCCCGCGTCAGGCGGGACATTGGGGAAAATCCAGCAAGCGAAGAGCAGTCCAGCACCGTAGCTGA
- a CDS encoding 3-deoxy-7-phosphoheptulonate synthase class II, producing the protein MSERWTPDSWRAKKVVQVPKYPDAKALADVEAQLATFPPLVFAGEARNLKKALGRVAAGEAFLLQGGDCAESFAEHGANNIRDFFRVLLQMAVVLTYAGALPVVKVGRIAGQFAKPRSSPTEKQNGVELPSYRGDIVNDIAFTAEARTPDPQRQLMAYRQSAATLNLLRAFATGGFANLGSVHQWMLGFLKDSPQSRRYKELADRISDALNFMRACGLDLESHPELRATDFYTSHEALLLGYEQAMTRVDSTTGDWYATSGHMIWIGDRTRQLDHGHVEYFRGIKNPIGLKCGPSLKPDELLKLIDVLNPDNEAGRLTLINRFGADKVGDHLPGMIRAVQREGRTVVWSCDPMHGNTITSTSGYKTRPFDRVLSEVKSFFQVHAAEGTHAGGVHLEMTGQDVTECIGGARAITDEDLNDRYHTVCDPRLNAEQSIDMAFLIAELLKQERAGKTKPMPAAAGL; encoded by the coding sequence ATGTCCGAGCGGTGGACACCCGATAGCTGGCGCGCCAAGAAGGTCGTGCAGGTTCCCAAATATCCCGATGCCAAAGCGTTGGCGGATGTCGAGGCCCAGCTTGCGACCTTTCCGCCGCTGGTGTTCGCCGGCGAAGCGCGCAACCTGAAGAAGGCGCTGGGCCGCGTCGCCGCCGGCGAAGCCTTCCTGCTGCAGGGCGGTGACTGTGCCGAGAGCTTTGCCGAGCACGGCGCCAACAACATCCGCGACTTCTTCCGCGTGCTGCTGCAGATGGCGGTCGTGCTCACCTATGCCGGTGCGCTGCCGGTGGTGAAGGTCGGCCGGATCGCCGGCCAGTTCGCCAAGCCGCGCTCGTCGCCGACCGAGAAGCAGAACGGCGTCGAGCTGCCGAGCTATCGCGGCGATATTGTCAACGACATCGCCTTCACGGCGGAAGCGCGCACGCCCGATCCGCAGCGCCAGTTGATGGCCTATCGCCAGTCGGCGGCGACGCTGAATCTGCTGCGCGCGTTCGCGACCGGCGGCTTCGCCAATCTCGGCAGCGTGCATCAGTGGATGCTCGGCTTCCTGAAGGACTCGCCGCAGTCGCGCCGCTACAAGGAGCTGGCAGACCGCATCTCGGACGCGCTGAACTTCATGCGCGCCTGCGGCCTCGACCTCGAAAGCCATCCCGAACTGCGCGCCACCGACTTCTACACCAGCCACGAGGCGCTGCTGCTCGGCTACGAGCAGGCGATGACGCGGGTCGATTCGACGACCGGCGACTGGTACGCGACATCAGGCCACATGATCTGGATCGGCGACCGCACCCGCCAGCTCGATCACGGCCATGTCGAATATTTTCGCGGCATCAAGAACCCGATCGGCCTGAAATGCGGTCCGTCGCTGAAGCCGGACGAGCTGCTGAAGCTGATCGACGTGCTGAACCCGGACAACGAGGCGGGACGGCTGACGCTGATCAACCGGTTCGGCGCCGACAAGGTCGGCGATCATCTGCCGGGCATGATCCGCGCCGTGCAGCGGGAGGGGCGCACGGTGGTGTGGTCATGCGATCCGATGCATGGCAACACCATCACCTCGACATCAGGCTACAAGACCCGGCCGTTCGACCGCGTGCTGTCGGAGGTGAAGTCGTTCTTCCAGGTCCACGCCGCGGAAGGCACGCATGCCGGCGGCGTGCATCTGGAGATGACCGGGCAGGACGTCACCGAATGCATCGGCGGCGCGCGCGCCATTACCGATGAGGACCTCAACGACCGCTACCACACGGTCTGCGATCCGCGTCTGAACGCCGAACAGTCGATCGACATGGCCTTCCTGATCGCCGAGCTCCTGAAGCAGGAGCGCGCCGGCAAGACCAAACCGATGCCGGCCGCCGCGGGGCTGTGA
- a CDS encoding hydrogenase — protein MEGKKRQLLWHGIALFLLGLVTGLVEQKFTNVRMGLAAHLEGVMNGTFLLALGAVWQEVNLTPRIKAAAYWAVLAGTYGNWVVTTLAAILGTAALSPISAAGHSAPAWQEAIVTTGFVAIGSAIIAASVLVLWGLRSSAGAKPLSRYSGL, from the coding sequence ATGGAGGGAAAGAAGCGGCAGTTGCTGTGGCACGGAATCGCGCTGTTTCTTCTTGGCCTGGTGACGGGCCTCGTCGAGCAGAAGTTCACCAATGTGAGGATGGGACTCGCGGCGCATCTTGAGGGCGTCATGAACGGCACGTTCCTGCTCGCGCTCGGCGCCGTCTGGCAGGAAGTGAACCTGACACCACGCATCAAGGCGGCCGCGTACTGGGCGGTGCTTGCGGGCACGTACGGCAACTGGGTGGTGACGACGCTGGCCGCAATCCTGGGTACGGCCGCGCTCTCGCCAATCTCGGCGGCAGGGCACAGCGCGCCGGCTTGGCAAGAAGCGATCGTGACAACCGGGTTCGTCGCCATTGGCTCGGCGATTATCGCAGCGTCCGTACTCGTGCTCTGGGGACTGCGAAGCTCGGCCGGCGCCAAGCCGCTCTCCCGGTACAGCGGGTTGTGA